Within the Maribacter sp. BPC-D8 genome, the region CAATGTAGGTACCTTTGGTAGTGTATTTGGAACCCCAATAATCAATCAGCCACAAGTAGGTATTTTGGCACTTGGTGCAATTAGAAAGATTCCTTCGGTAATTGAAACATCAGAAGGTGATGTGATCGCTATTCGTAGTAAAATGTACTTATCTCACAGTTATGACCATAGGGTTGTAAATGGTGCGTTAGGTAGTATGTTTGCGAAAGCCGTTGCAGACTATCTAGAAGGTTGGGACGTTAACAGAGAAGTTTAGATTTTTAAAATTCAAATATTTAAAAGTCCAATAATACGCTCTGTATTGTTGGACTTTTTTTATGCATTATATTGTTTTCTAGAAGTTTAGAAGGTGTGTTAATGCTGAATTGGTATGCTAGTTGTGTTAAGGTTTATGAAGGTCTTTTAGTTTTTGTATTTCACGGTAAAAAATTATCAAGGGTAATTTTATGTGTCTAAAAAACGAAAGGGTATCTTTGTAAAAAGTTGAACACTTATGGAATTAAAGCTTACCAGACCTATTTGTTTCTTTGATTTAGAGACAACTGGGATCAATGTAGCAAAAGATCGTATTGTAGAAATAGCGATATTAAAAGTTTACCCTAACGGTAATAAAGAGAGTAAAACATGGTTGGTTAATCCTGAAATGGTGATACCAGAAGAGGTAATTGCCGTTCATGGTATTACTAATGAAAAGGTTGCCAATGAACCGACTTTCAAAGAACTTTCAAAAGAAATTTATAAGATTATAAAGGATAGTGATTTGGGCGGATTCAATTCTGACCGATTTGATATTCCCTTGTTAGCAGAAGAATTATTACGCTCAGATATAGATTTTGATATGAAAAATACGGTATCTGTAGATGTACAGACCATTTTTCATAAGATGGAAAAACGTACGTTAGAAGCTGCATATAAATTCTATTGCGATAAAGATCTTTTAGATGCACATAGTGCGGCGGCAGATACCAATGCAACTTACGAAGTTTTGCTGTCTCAATTAGATAGGTATCCTGATCTTGAAAATAATATCAAAAAACTATCTGAATTCTCTAGAAGAAAGCAATCTGTAGATTTTGCTGGCTTTATAGCTATGGATGAGGAAGGGGAAGAAGTTTTCTCTTTTGGTAAGCATAAGGGCAAAAAAGTACATGCTGTTTTAGAAAAAGAACCAGGGTATTTTGGTTGGATGCTAAACGCTGATTTTCCATTGTACACTAAAAAGATTCTTACTCAAATAAAACTGAGCAAACTCAATAATAAATTAGGTTAAAAATGCGCATTTTTTTAGTAGTATTTCTTTTGCTAATGGGTGTAGGTCATGCCCAAGAAGTTCTAGTCGAAGGTCATGTATATGATGATAAAACAAAAACTGCAGTACCATATGCCAACATAAGTTTTCTAAAAACTTTAAAAGGTACGTCAAGTGATGAAGAAGGATATTTCTATATAGATGTACCTGAATCATATTTAGAGCGCGATGTGCATATTTCAGCATTAGGCTTTAAAGACACTATAATGTCTGCCAGGGTTATTTCTGAAAAGAAGAAAATATACATGAAAGAAGAAACCTTCGAGCTTGAAGAAGTCGTGGTTTTTCAAAGTTTAGGAGATTCTCAGGTGCTTAATCCTGTGAGTTCGTATAGTATTAAAAGCGGATTTTCTTCTGCTGAGACCCCTTGGGTACTGGCATTGTATTTTCCTAATATAGGGGCTGCTAAAAAATATATAGAGAAAATAACTATTCATGTGCAGCAGAATAGCAAGTTCAAAAGAGCTTCGTCAAAATTCAGACTTCGAATATATGATGTAGATAAGAAAACCAAAAAACCTAATCATGATTTAATGCGTAAGAGTATCGTTTTAGAGAGTTCTAAAAACGAAGATTACGTATCTATAGATCTTTCTAGTATGGGCATTAGAATGCCAGATGAGGGTGTTTATATAGGGTTAGAGTGGATTTTCTTACCTTATAATTGGTATACAAACACTTTTAAGCATGCCATTACAAATAAGAACGTTGTAGAAGACCGGTTCGCACCTACCTTCGCCGCTGTATATCAAAAGAATCAAAATTTTAAGACGATGGTTTATGGTATGGGCGAATGGACAGATTTTGCTATAAAGGCGCCAGGTAATAATGAAAATTTAATACCAGCAATCAGTCTTAAGTTATCAAAGAAAAAATAAGGTAATATGAAGATTATATGTATCGGCAGAAATTATACTGCACATATCGATGAGCTTAAGAACGAAAGACCAGAAGAGCCTGTAGTTTTTATAAAGCCAGATTCGTCAGTATTGCCAAAACAGCAAGATTTTTATATTCCAGAGTTTTCAAATGATGTGCATTATGAAGTGGAGGTTTTGGTAAAAATCAAAAAAGTTGGTAAGCATATTAGTAAAGAATTTGCACCTACCTATTATGATGAAATAGGTTTAGGTATAGATTTTACGGCAAGAGATTTACAGTCAAAATTAAAAGAAAAGGGGCTTCCTTGGGAAAAAGCTAAAGGATTTGATGGTGCTGCCGTGATAGGAGAGTGGCTTCCAAAAACTGATTTTAAAGACATTAATAACCTTAATTTTAAGTTGTTAAAGAACGACGAGATCGTTCAAGAAGGCAATACTAGTTTTATGCTTTGGAAGATAGATGAAATAATTGCTTATGTTTCAACGTTCTTTATGTTGAAAAAAGGAGACATTATTTTTACTGGAACACCTGCCGGTGTTGGGAAAATAAGTCCAAATGACTATCTTACGGGTAGTTTGGAAGACAAAGAGCTTTTTACCTTAAAAATTAAGTGATGATTTATAACCTGGATAAGATTAACGAGATGGCAGAGGGGGATCAGGATTTTATAAATTCTGTGATAGCTGTTTTTTTGGAAGAAGTACCTGAAGATTTAGAAGCTTTAGAAAAGGCCCTTCAAGAAAAAAACCATGATCAAGTATATAAACTTGCGCATAAAATAAAGCCAAACGTAGATTTGCTCGGAATGGAACAAACTCGTGCCATAGCCTTAGAATTAGAAACTCTGGGTAAGCAAGAAGCTAATATGGCAGAAATTGAAAAGAGATTTCCGATACTCAAGACCGATATTAATCAGGTTGTGGCAGAATTAAAAATTGATTTCCAGTTATAATGCTTGCTGAAATTATTACTATTGGCGATGAAATTCTCATCGGTCAAATCATTGATACCAACTCCGCATTTATAGGTAAAGAACTGAATAAAATAGGTATTTCAGTTTATCAGATTACCTCTATACAAGATGAACGAACACATTTACTGAAAGCATTTAAAGATGCTTCTGAACGCGTAGATGTAGTGATTCTTACTGGCGGTCTAGGTCCTACCAAAGATGATATTACCAAACATACCTTATGTGAGTTCTTTAATGATGAGCTTGTAGAGAATGCCGAAGTATTGGCACATGTAGAAGAATTGTTTGCGAAATATATAAGCAATACTCCGATATCAGATATTAATAGAATGCAAGCTTTGGTACCGAGTAGGGCGGAAGTCTTGCATAATGCCAATGGTACTGCCCCTGGTATGTTAATTAGGGAGAATGAAGTAACATTCATCTCAATGCCTGGCGTGCCTTTTGAAATGAAGCACCTAATGACAGAATCTGTGATTCCTGCATTGGCGGCTTATTATAAAAGGCCTCATATTATACATAGAACAATAGTTACCTATGGTGTGGGAGAAAGTGCACTTGCCGAGCGTATTGAAGCTTGGGAAGATAATCTGCCTTCTAACATTAAATTGGCCTATTTACCTAATTTGGGTAAGGTGAGGTTGCGATTGTCTGGTAAAGCGGCTGATTATGATGAATTGGCAGCTGCAATGGATGCGGAATGTGATAAATTATATCCGTTGATCAACGATGTAGTATTTGGCTTCGAAGATGATGAAACCTTAGAAGAGATTGTAGCTAAATTGTTGACAGGTAAAAAGTTGACATTGTCGACGGCAGAGAGTTTTACGGGAGGTAAAATAGCAGAGAAAATTACGTCAATTCCTGGCGCATCTAATTATTTTAAAGGAGCTGTGGTCAGTTATGCTACCGAGGCTAAAATAAATGTACTAAAGGTGCCTAAAGAATTGGTTGATAAATATTCTGTGGTTAGCGCAGAAGTTGCAACTGCAATGGCAAAAGGAGCAAAAGAATTGATGAAAACCGATTTTGCAATAGCCACAACAGGTAATGCAGGACCAACAAAAGGAGATTCAAATGCAGAGGTTGGAACGGTATTTATCGCGATCGATGGACCGAAGTCGAAATTTGTACAAGAATTTAAAATGGGAAGCACTCGCGAGAGGGTTGTGGAAAAGTCTGTAAATAAGGCTTTTGAGCTTCTTCAAAAAGAAATTTTAAAAATGTGATCTTTATTGTTGTTGGAACGATAAAAAAGATATAAATTTGCACCCTGTTTAAAAGAAAAAGTCAGCACGATGTCAAAAGTATGTGAAATTACGGGGAAGAAGGCGATGTTTGGAAACAATGTTTCGTTTTCAATTAATAAAACGAGAAGAAGATTTGATGTAAATCTATCTAAAAAGCGTTTCTACATTCCTGAAGAAGACCGTTGGATTACTATTAAAGTTTCTACAAGAGCTTTAAAGAGTATCAATAAAAAAGGAATATCTGCTGTTTTGAAAGAAGCAAAAGCAAAAGGATTCGTTATTAAGTAATCTGGAAAATAGAGCATTAAGATGGCAAAGAAAGGCAATAGAATACAAGTTATATTAGAATGCACAGAGCATAAAGAATCTGGTCAACCAGGTACTTCAAGATATATCACGACAAAAAATAAGAAGAACACTCCTGAGAGATTGGAAATTAAAAAATTCAATCCTATTCTTAAGAGAATGACCCTTCATAAAGAAATTAAATAGATTCTTTTTTTTAAGAGAATCACTAAAAACATAAGACATGGCTAAGAAGACCGTAGCAAGTTTACAGACAAGTTCTAAAAGATTGACAAAAGCTATAAAAATGGTTAAGTCACCAAAATCAGGTGCTTACGTTTTTGTAGAGCAAGTAATGGCACCAGAAATGGTTGATGCTTGGATTGCCAAGAAATAAGAAATATAACTTTTAGTAGTTATTGAGCCCCTTTCATACGAAAGGGGCTTTTTATTTTTTTATATTTGACTAACCATAGGATGAACAATGAGCTTATTTAAAAAAATATTTTCTTCTCAGAAAAAAGAAACCTTAGATAAAGGTTTAGAAAAAACTAAAACCAGCTTCTTTTCGAAGTTAGGTAAAGCGGTTGCTGGTAAGTCTAAGGTAGACGATGACGTTTTAGATAATCTTGAAGAAGTATTGGTTTCTTCAGATGTTGGCGTAGATACTACCTTAAAGATTATACAAAGAATAGAGGCAAGAGTTGCTCGCGATAAGTATGTGGGTACCGATGAGCTTAATACGATTTTAAGAGCTGAAATTGCAGGTTTACTTTCAGAGACCAACGATAGCGAAACTGGCGATATTCAAATACCAAAAGATAAAAAGCCATATGTAATTATGGTCGTTGGCGTAAATGGTGTTGGTAAGACAACAACTATTGGTAAGTTGGCTTATCGTTTTAAAAATCAAGGTTTAAAAGTAGTTCTTGGTGCAGCCGATACTTTTAGGGCTGCGGCGATAGATCAATTACAGGTATGGGCTGATCGTGTAGATGTGCCTATAGTAAAGCAGCAAATGGGTAGTGATCCTGCTTCTGTTGCTTTTGATACCTTGAGTTCTGCCGTTACCCAAGATGCCGACGTTGTAATCATTGACACAGCAGGTAGATTGCACAACAAGGTGAACTTAATGAATGAGTTGACTAAGGTAAAACGTGTAATGCAAAAAGTAGTTGCCGATACTCCGCATGAAGTATTGTTGGTGCTAGATGGTTCTACTGGGCAAAATGCATTTGAGCAAGCAAAACAATTTACGAAAGCTACAGAAGTTACAGCTTTGGCAATCACCAAATTAGATGGTACTGCAAAAGGTGGAGTGGTTATAGGTATATCTGATCAATTTAAAATACCTGTAAAGTATATTGGTATAGGTGAGGGTATTGAAGATTTACAAGCATTTAATAAGCATGAGTTCGTAGATTCATTCTTTAAAATTTAAAATTGAGATACACCTGGTTCATACTTCCTCTTTTATTATGTAATCTGAGTTGGGGGCAAATGAACCACCCAAAAGCTAGTCCGTTTTCTAAGATAGAGCAAGAAGTCGGACTCTCAAAAATTACCATAGAATATTCAAGACCATCTGCTAAAGGTCGAGTTTTGTTTGGCAATCAATCAAGTGGGGAATCTAGTTTAGTACCTTATGGTCGTATTTGGCGGGTAGGGGCTAATGAATCTACCAAAATTACTTTTAGCACAGATGTTGTTATTGATGGTCAAAAGCTCGTTAAAGGCACTTATGCTTTGTATGCTTTTCCTGAAGCAAAAGAGTGGCAAATAGTTTTTCATAAAAATATTACGCATTGGGGTGATGGTCGACAAGCGTATAATGCAGAAGAAGATGCATTACGTATTTATGTTAAACCAATTCAAAAACAAGATTTTCAAGAGACTTTTCTAATTTCGTTTGATCATATTGATCACAACGGAGCTATTATGAATTGGAATTGGGGAACTACAGAAGTTTCAATCCCCATTCAATTTGATACGAAATCTATTTTTCAAGAGCAGATTAATACTCAATTATTAAATACTCCAACTGCACAAACCTATTACGAAATAGCACGTTATTATCAAGAGCAAAGATTAAAACCTATAGAAGCCCTCGGTTATGTCGATAGGGCCATTAGCATGGGTGGAGATACCTATTACTTTCATAGAGTACGTTCTTTGATTTTGGCAGATTTAGAAAAATATGAAGCTGCAATAAAAGCATCTAACATTTCTATTATTTTAGCAGAGAAGGAAGGTAAGGATGAATTTATTCGCTTGAATAAAAATGATATCCGCAGGTGGAAAACTCTTCAATCAACAAATAAATAAAAGTATGAAAAAGCATTTTTTATTATTAATTATCATTTTGTTGAGTGCTTGTAAAAACGAGCAAGAAGCTAAGAAAGAGGAAGTAATTCTTTGGACACCGTATAACGATTCAATTGAAGTAGCTGCAAATGGCGATCATGAAATTGGTCGCATGCAGTACAAGTTGATACAATCTAAGGTTTTAGATAAAAATGAAGTGTTTCGACCCCTATACGAAGAAGTTTCTAAGCTGACCGAAGGGGAGTATCAGAAGTTGCTTCCTATGATTTTGGAGCAAGATATTTTTGTTATTCGAAATCATATCAAAGAAGGTAGGCTGACGTATGAAAATTTGGTATTGTTTTATTTATATCGCATTTATAAGTATGAGTTGAATAATGAGACAACTTTAAATACCATAATAGCCCTTAATAAAGACGTGGTTGCGCAAGCACGAGAATTAGATAGGGAAAATGAAAAGGGAATAGCGGCTCAAACACAACATCCAATTTATGGTATGCCTATTTTGTTGAAAGACAATATTAATGCCTTGGGTATGAAAACTACTGCAGGTTCAATTGCGCTGATGGATAATGAAGTTGACGATTCGTTTATCGTTCAGCAATTGAAAAAGAACGGAGCCTTAATTTTAGGTAAGGTCAATTTAAGTGAATGGGCATATTTTTTATGTTCAGGTTGCCCGGTAGGGTATAGTGCTTACGGTGGTCAAACTCTAAACCCGTATGGGCGAAAAGTCTTTGAAACAGGCGGCTCCAGTTCTGGTAGTGGTACGGCGGTTGCGGCAAATTATGCTGTTGCTGCAGTAGGTACAGAAACTTCTGGTTCTATTTTATCACCTAGTAGTCAGAATTCTGTGGTAGGTTTAAAACCGACGATAGGTTTATTAAGTAGGTCGGGCATCGTACCCATTTCAAGTACCTTAGATACTCCGGGTCCCATGACTAAAAATGTGAGGGATAATGCTAATTTGCTGTCTGCTATGTTTGGTTATGATGAGTCAGATCCTGCATCTGTAGAAGATAATTTTATGGGAGTTTTATCTGTAGGCTTACATCCAATACCTTTTTCAGAAATGAGATTGGGTGCTATTAAAGAGCTGATGGAGAGCGATAGTATTTACAAACAGACCATTGAAGATTTAAAAGAAGCTGGTGCTACAATAATTGAGTTTACACCACCAGAGGTAGCTATGAACGGTTTTTTGAGTATCCTCAATATTGATATGCGAAATGACTTAAAGTCTTATTTAAAAGAAAAAACCAATCCTGAGTTGGTGAAAATTACTTCAATTGCAGATGCGGTGATATTTAATAATGCAGATTCATTGGTTAGAATTCCCTACGGGCAAGCATTATTTGAAGGTATATTATCAGATACTACCACAACTACCGAGCTAGAAGAAATAAAATCTAATCTTGAAAAAAATGGACGAACTTTCTTCGATACAGCGATGGATAAGTACAAACTAGACGCTGTTTTATCTATTAATAATTACCATGCTGGTTATGCTGCGGTTGCCAAATACCCTGCTCTGACAATACCTATGGGGTATAAAGTATCTGGTGAGCCGATAAGTTTAACCTTTATAGGAAAACAGTTTTCAGAAGCACATTTATTGAATATGGGAAAATCATATGAAGACAATTTTCATAATCGAGTGATGCCTAAAGACTATCAAAACTAAATTTGATTACTTGAAATGAAAAGACGGAGCTTTTTCAAAAAGACTTTTCGGTGGGTAGCTGGGCTAGGTTTGGTAACAGGATTGTACAGTTGGCAAATAGAACCTTTTTGGATGCAGTTTGTTCATATAAAAATGCCTTTGAAGAACTTACCAGATTCACTTGTCGGTAAAACAGTAATGCAAATAAGTGATGTGCATATTGGTAATTCTTTTGATTATCAATATATCATAGATTCATTTAAAGAAGCCCAAGAATTGAATCCTGATTTTGTAGTGTATACCGGAGACTATGTTACCTATGAAGACCATGAGCAAATAAGCCAATTGCAAGAGGTGTTCAAATTTGTGGTTAAAGGCTCGTTGGGTACTATCGGTATATTGGGTAATCACGACTACGGAATCGATTTTGTAGAGGATGATGTCGCACAAAAAATCACGAAGAGTCTAGAAGATGTAGGGGTGACCATGTTACGAAATGATACCTTAGAAATTAACGGACTCAATTTTCTTGGGATGGATGATTTTTGGGGTAGTAATTTTTATCCTGAAAAAGCTACTGCAAAATATAATCCTGAGAAAGCAAATATTACCCTATGTCACAATCCGGATGTATGTGATCTGCCTGTCTGGAATAATTTTAAAGGTTGGATACTCTCTGGTCATACCCATGGCGGACAAGTAAAACCACCTTTTCTGCCTGCATTAATATTACCGGTAAAAAATAAAAATTATGATGCCGGTATAAAAGATTTAAAAGATGGTAGAACCCTATATATAAATAGTGCCTTAGGTTGTTTGCGTCAAGTGCGTTTTAACGTAAGACCAGAAATTACCATATTTGAATTGGCTAAGGAAGTTTAGTAAATTACTTAGTTAATCAATAGACTGAATTACTTCATCTGTAGACAATCTAGATTTGCCTATTAAATTCGGTTGCGTATTATCATGTTCATCACGGTAGCCTATTGCCACTGAAAATAAAACCTTGTAATCTTTAATATTAAGTATGTTCTTATATTTTGCAACGTCGATACCTTCCATAGGAGTGGAGTCTATTTCCATAGATGCACATGCGGCTAAAAAGAATCCTAACGTAATATAAACTTGGTGAGATAACCAGTTAACCGTTTTCTCTTTTGATTGCGTTTTTATATATTGTTTGTAAAACTTAATAGAGTTTTCAAGTAAATTTTCTTCAACACGTTTTTCAAACTCTTCAAGATTATCCATTACACTGAATACTACAAGATGACTAGCATCTTTAATCTTAGAGGCATTGGAATATGAAGCATTAGCTAAGTCACTTTTTACCTGTTCATTGGAAACTAATGTAAACAACCAAGGTTGGCTATTTATAGAAGAGGGACTTAATTTTAAAATATGCTTTAAATCTTCAATATCTGCATTAGAGATTTTTCGGTCTACATCGTATTTTTGAGTTGTGTACCTATTTTCTGCAAAATGTTTAAAATCCATATTTACTTTATTTAGCTATTCTTATTTTTCTAGTTTATATAACTTAAAATAGTATTTTTTATTTTTAATAATATCAGTTAATTTTCGATTATAGCATTGATCAGCTCCCATATTTCATTGTCGAAATTAGAAGGACCTAAAAGTTCTTCGTTGCTAGTACCACCTAATCGTACAACGACCAAATCTAAGCTTGGTACCATATAAAGTTTTTGGTCATTTAATCCTAAGCCTGCATACATATCTGCAGGTGCATTGGGTATTAGGCTACCAGTAAACTCTTCGACAGTACTTGGTAGTCTAAAACTACTTTTACCATTTAACCAATACAGATATCCGTAAGAAAGATTTAAATCTTGAGAGCTATTTGTCATTGCATTAAAATAACTCTGATCAGAAAGAATTGAGGTTCCGTCCCAATTACCTTGATTTAAGTTTAAAATTCCGAAACGTGCCATACTTCTCGCCGAACTATAGAATACATTGTTATAGCCTACTTTAATGAATAAGCCTTGCATGCCAATTGGTTCTTTAATTTTTTTAGAAAAATAAGAGTTAAAATCAGTGTCGGTCGCGTTGGCGATGACATCATCTAATAACGTATAAGGTGCATTATGATAATACCAAAAAGTGCTAGGGTCATTTAAATATGATAGGCATTCTAAATCAGTGCAAAAAATATCATCGACTGTATAATCTAGACCGGTAGTCATAGTCAATTGATTTTTTATGGTGATATTCAATTCTTGTTCTAGAGGCATGTTCGACCAGCCTTCACCTAAATATGTAGATGTAGCATCTGTAATATCAAAGTATTCTTCTTCTTGAGCGATACCAGTAAGCATTGCCGTTAAATTTTTTCCGGCAGAATTCCATGCATGATTATCATCAGACTTAAAATCACCAAAGTATTTTTCGATTACTATTCGACCATCCTTCAGAATAATAAAAGCGTCGGTGTTATTATTTTCTAAAAAGAAATATAAGTTGCTTACTTGATCTTCGTTCCAACCTAATGTTTCCATAGATATGGTTTCCCACTCGTTGGCTCTCGAAATTGGAGGGAAATAAGTTTCTGTCGGTAATGGTGCCATCTCGGGTGGTATGCCACTTTTGCCAGTTTCTGAAGTAGGTTCAGAATCACTTGAGCACGAAGCTAAAATAATTGATAGGGCAAGTAGCCTGAAATATTGGGAGAATTTCATGGTTAATTTAAGATTTGGGTATTGATAAACTGTAATCAAATAAAGATTACAAGTAAATTTGTCCATATCTAACGTTTTTAAATACCCAAATCGTATTTTTGCACCCCAATTTAAATTATGAGGACAAAAACCCTTAAGAAGAACAAAATCAACGTAGTAACACTAGGTTGTTCAAAGAATGTTTATGATTCTGAAGTACTCATGGGCCAGTTAAAGGCTAACAACAAAGAAGTTGTGCATGAAGAAGAAGGAAACATAGTTGTAATTAACACCTGTGGCTTTATTGCAAATGCAAAAGAAGAAAGTGTTAATACCATTTTAGAATATGTTCAAAAGAAAGAAGATGGTGTCGTAGATAAAGTTTTTGTTACTGGTTGCTTAAGTGAGCGATACAAGCCAGATTTGCAGAAAGAGATCCCGAATGTAGACGAATACTTTGGTACCAGCGAGTTACCAGGTTTATTGAAAGCACTAGGGGCAGATTATAAACACGAGTTAATAGGTGAGCGTTTAACCACTACACCTAAAAACTACGCATATTTAAAAATCGCTGAAGGTTGTGATAGACCTTGTTCTTTTTGTGCAATTCCGCTAATGAGAGGTAAGCATAAAAGTACTCCGATTGAAGATTTGGTGACCGAGGCTGAAAAGTTAGCTGCCAAAGGTGTAAAAGAACTTATTTTAATTGCTCAAGATTTAACCTACTACGGGTTAGATTTATATAAGAAAAGAAATCTTGCCGAACTTTTGGAAGGGTTAGTAAAGGTTGAAGGTATAGAATGGATACGTTTACACTACGCATTTCCTGCAGGTTTTCCGATGGATGTGTTAGATGTAATGAATAGAGAACCAAAGGTTTGTAACTATTTAGATATTCCGTTACAGCACATATCTGACCGTATTCTTAAAAGTATGCGTCGTGGTACTACTGAAGCTAAAACAACTAAGTTGTTGAAGGAGTTTAGAGCTGCCGTACCAGAAATGACTATTAGAACCACGTTGATTGTTGGTTACCCTGGTGAAACTGAAGAAGATTTCGAGATTCTTAAAAACTGGGTAGTTGCTATGCGTTTTGAGCGCTTAGGTTGCTTTACGTACAGTCATGAAGAAAACACACATGCGTTTTCTTTAGAAGACGATGTACCAGAAGAAGTGAAACAAGAGCGTGCTAACATCATCATGGAAATTCAATCTCAAATTTCTTGGGAATTGAACCAGAAGAAAGTAGGGGAGACTTTTCGTTGTATTATAGATCGTAAAGAAGGTAACTACTTTATTGGAAGAACAGAATTTGATTCTCCAGATGTTGATAACGAGGTTTTAATAGATGCAGCTAAGCATTATGTGAAGCAAGGTGAGTTTGTAGATATTAAAATTACAGAAGCAGCTGACTTTGACCTTTATGGTGAGCCTGTTGTATAATCTAATTAAATAAAAATCCCGCTTTAAAACCACCCCAATTGGCTGTATTACCAGAAGTAAATTCTTTGGTAATCATTGTTCGGCTATATTCTAAATACAATTTTCTGTATTTGAGTATGAGTCCGTAGTCGATTTGTGCGGTTAACCTTTCTATATTTTTCGAAGAAATGGTGTACGGATTATCATTGGTAAAAATGCCGCCTTGCAAGGTGGCATCAAAACCAACTACATTGACGGTTGGTTGTGCAAAAGCATAAAATTTAAACTTCGAAGGTGTACTATTTCTAGAAAACGGATTATCTAAAAGTCCGACTGTGGTATTAAATCCGATAGATGCATTTGTAAATAGTGTTCCTAGTTGCAATGACGTTATGGTCTGTAAATTAGCTATATCTTTAAAATTGAAGACTTGCTTCTCATAACCAATTTTATAGTTCAATACTAGGTCATTTTGAATTTGATTATCCCATCCACCGGGAGTTTTATTTTCTATTAATCTATGAATAGCTGTTTGCATTTCTCTTCCAAAAGCACCGGGACCAATAATCCCCAAGCTTAACGATTGAGATAACCTTGATTTAGAAATGGTGTCTGTTGCAATGATAAAACTCTTAAGGTATATAGCAACAGCAA harbors:
- a CDS encoding DUF2911 domain-containing protein, whose amino-acid sequence is MNHPKASPFSKIEQEVGLSKITIEYSRPSAKGRVLFGNQSSGESSLVPYGRIWRVGANESTKITFSTDVVIDGQKLVKGTYALYAFPEAKEWQIVFHKNITHWGDGRQAYNAEEDALRIYVKPIQKQDFQETFLISFDHIDHNGAIMNWNWGTTEVSIPIQFDTKSIFQEQINTQLLNTPTAQTYYEIARYYQEQRLKPIEALGYVDRAISMGGDTYYFHRVRSLILADLEKYEAAIKASNISIILAEKEGKDEFIRLNKNDIRRWKTLQSTNK
- a CDS encoding amidase family protein yields the protein MKKHFLLLIIILLSACKNEQEAKKEEVILWTPYNDSIEVAANGDHEIGRMQYKLIQSKVLDKNEVFRPLYEEVSKLTEGEYQKLLPMILEQDIFVIRNHIKEGRLTYENLVLFYLYRIYKYELNNETTLNTIIALNKDVVAQARELDRENEKGIAAQTQHPIYGMPILLKDNINALGMKTTAGSIALMDNEVDDSFIVQQLKKNGALILGKVNLSEWAYFLCSGCPVGYSAYGGQTLNPYGRKVFETGGSSSGSGTAVAANYAVAAVGTETSGSILSPSSQNSVVGLKPTIGLLSRSGIVPISSTLDTPGPMTKNVRDNANLLSAMFGYDESDPASVEDNFMGVLSVGLHPIPFSEMRLGAIKELMESDSIYKQTIEDLKEAGATIIEFTPPEVAMNGFLSILNIDMRNDLKSYLKEKTNPELVKITSIADAVIFNNADSLVRIPYGQALFEGILSDTTTTTELEEIKSNLEKNGRTFFDTAMDKYKLDAVLSINNYHAGYAAVAKYPALTIPMGYKVSGEPISLTFIGKQFSEAHLLNMGKSYEDNFHNRVMPKDYQN
- a CDS encoding metallophosphoesterase; this encodes MKRRSFFKKTFRWVAGLGLVTGLYSWQIEPFWMQFVHIKMPLKNLPDSLVGKTVMQISDVHIGNSFDYQYIIDSFKEAQELNPDFVVYTGDYVTYEDHEQISQLQEVFKFVVKGSLGTIGILGNHDYGIDFVEDDVAQKITKSLEDVGVTMLRNDTLEINGLNFLGMDDFWGSNFYPEKATAKYNPEKANITLCHNPDVCDLPVWNNFKGWILSGHTHGGQVKPPFLPALILPVKNKNYDAGIKDLKDGRTLYINSALGCLRQVRFNVRPEITIFELAKEV
- a CDS encoding NAD(P)H-dependent oxidoreductase codes for the protein MDFKHFAENRYTTQKYDVDRKISNADIEDLKHILKLSPSSINSQPWLFTLVSNEQVKSDLANASYSNASKIKDASHLVVFSVMDNLEEFEKRVEENLLENSIKFYKQYIKTQSKEKTVNWLSHQVYITLGFFLAACASMEIDSTPMEGIDVAKYKNILNIKDYKVLFSVAIGYRDEHDNTQPNLIGKSRLSTDEVIQSID
- a CDS encoding serine hydrolase domain-containing protein — translated: MDKFTCNLYLITVYQYPNLKLTMKFSQYFRLLALSIILASCSSDSEPTSETGKSGIPPEMAPLPTETYFPPISRANEWETISMETLGWNEDQVSNLYFFLENNNTDAFIILKDGRIVIEKYFGDFKSDDNHAWNSAGKNLTAMLTGIAQEEEYFDITDATSTYLGEGWSNMPLEQELNITIKNQLTMTTGLDYTVDDIFCTDLECLSYLNDPSTFWYYHNAPYTLLDDVIANATDTDFNSYFSKKIKEPIGMQGLFIKVGYNNVFYSSARSMARFGILNLNQGNWDGTSILSDQSYFNAMTNSSQDLNLSYGYLYWLNGKSSFRLPSTVEEFTGSLIPNAPADMYAGLGLNDQKLYMVPSLDLVVVRLGGTSNEELLGPSNFDNEIWELINAIIEN
- the rimO gene encoding 30S ribosomal protein S12 methylthiotransferase RimO, which gives rise to MRTKTLKKNKINVVTLGCSKNVYDSEVLMGQLKANNKEVVHEEEGNIVVINTCGFIANAKEESVNTILEYVQKKEDGVVDKVFVTGCLSERYKPDLQKEIPNVDEYFGTSELPGLLKALGADYKHELIGERLTTTPKNYAYLKIAEGCDRPCSFCAIPLMRGKHKSTPIEDLVTEAEKLAAKGVKELILIAQDLTYYGLDLYKKRNLAELLEGLVKVEGIEWIRLHYAFPAGFPMDVLDVMNREPKVCNYLDIPLQHISDRILKSMRRGTTEAKTTKLLKEFRAAVPEMTIRTTLIVGYPGETEEDFEILKNWVVAMRFERLGCFTYSHEENTHAFSLEDDVPEEVKQERANIIMEIQSQISWELNQKKVGETFRCIIDRKEGNYFIGRTEFDSPDVDNEVLIDAAKHYVKQGEFVDIKITEAADFDLYGEPVV